In Deinococcus proteolyticus MRP, a single genomic region encodes these proteins:
- a CDS encoding RtcB family protein, giving the protein MNGKYITKLGFENRAVGLAQQAARVREGAGLGRTEILDELRTVQAAPERFTQGGVYAELAAELLTQRAALKQATSAALRGEPLPYGVWGAELIDAGATEQMDVAMRLPISRAGALMPDAHIGYGLPIGGVLATENAVIPYGVGVDIGCSMMLSVLPIPAGSLGRDEARKLLLKHTRFGAGVGFEKRERMDHEVMHEKAWQDQGILKFLHAKAAEQIGTSGSGNHFVEFGELKVAGGELGLEAGEYLAVLSHSGSRGFGAQVAGHFTKLAESRHKRLDPAARRLAWLGLDTEEGQAYWQAMNLAGRYALANHDQIHARLSRALGERPLAQVSNSHNLAWKQQVNGQELIVHRKGATPAEAGRLGLIPGSMADPSFVVRGLGNPESLSSSSHGAGRQLGRKAAERSVSKDEMQGYLRERGVTLIGGGRDEAPQAYKRIEDVLARQTDLVEVVAEFTPRVVRMDTGNQDI; this is encoded by the coding sequence TTGAACGGAAAATACATCACCAAACTGGGCTTCGAGAACCGCGCTGTGGGCCTGGCGCAGCAAGCAGCCCGCGTGCGCGAGGGAGCGGGCCTTGGCCGCACCGAGATTCTGGACGAACTGCGCACCGTGCAGGCCGCGCCGGAGCGTTTCACACAGGGTGGCGTGTACGCCGAGCTGGCCGCCGAGCTGCTCACCCAGCGGGCGGCGCTAAAGCAGGCGACTTCAGCCGCCCTGCGTGGGGAACCTCTCCCCTACGGCGTCTGGGGTGCGGAGCTGATTGACGCCGGAGCCACCGAGCAGATGGACGTGGCGATGCGGCTGCCCATCTCCCGCGCCGGAGCGCTGATGCCCGACGCCCACATCGGCTACGGCCTGCCCATCGGCGGGGTGCTGGCCACCGAGAATGCCGTGATTCCCTACGGCGTGGGCGTGGACATCGGCTGCTCCATGATGCTGAGCGTGCTGCCGATACCGGCCGGTAGTCTGGGGCGCGACGAGGCCCGCAAGCTGCTGCTCAAGCACACCCGCTTTGGCGCCGGCGTGGGCTTCGAGAAGCGCGAGCGCATGGACCACGAGGTGATGCACGAGAAAGCCTGGCAGGACCAGGGCATCTTGAAGTTCCTGCATGCCAAGGCGGCCGAGCAAATCGGCACCTCGGGCAGCGGCAACCACTTCGTGGAATTCGGAGAGCTGAAGGTGGCCGGCGGCGAACTGGGCCTGGAAGCGGGCGAATATCTGGCCGTGCTAAGTCACTCCGGATCACGTGGCTTCGGGGCGCAGGTGGCGGGGCACTTTACCAAACTGGCCGAGTCCCGCCACAAGCGGCTGGACCCCGCTGCCCGCCGGCTGGCGTGGCTGGGCCTGGACACCGAAGAAGGCCAAGCCTACTGGCAGGCGATGAACCTGGCGGGCCGCTACGCGCTGGCGAACCACGACCAGATTCATGCCCGCCTCAGCCGGGCGCTGGGCGAGCGGCCACTGGCACAGGTCAGCAACAGCCACAACCTCGCCTGGAAACAGCAGGTGAACGGCCAGGAGCTGATCGTGCACCGCAAGGGCGCCACCCCCGCCGAAGCCGGCCGCCTGGGCCTGATTCCCGGCAGCATGGCCGACCCGAGCTTCGTGGTGCGCGGCCTGGGCAACCCGGAGTCGCTCAGCAGCTCCAGCCACGGCGCAGGCCGGCAGCTGGGCCGCAAGGCCGCCGAGCGCAGCGTGAGTAAGGACGAGATGCAGGGCTACCTGCGTGAGCGCGGCGTAACCCTGATCGGCGGTGGCCGCGACGAGGCTCCGCAGGCCTACAAGCGGATTGAGGACGTGCTGGCCCGCCAAACGGACCTGGTGGAAGTGGTAGCCGAGTTTACCCCCCGCGTGGTGCGGATGGACACCGGCAACCAGGACATCTGA
- a CDS encoding PaaI family thioesterase: MTLHPDIDLPTPEEFEALSPEALAERLNGPGGEGLSGTLGGKLGIRMLRATRQELTATMPVEGNRQPAGRLHGGASLALAEELASIGSWINLDVRREVAVGVDLSGTHVRGVTGGLVTGTARLAYRGRSVMVWEIEIQDERGKTTTLARCTCNVIRL, translated from the coding sequence ATGACCCTGCACCCTGATATTGACCTGCCCACCCCCGAGGAATTCGAGGCCCTCTCGCCCGAAGCGCTGGCCGAGCGCCTCAACGGCCCCGGCGGCGAGGGCCTGAGCGGCACGCTGGGAGGCAAGCTGGGCATCCGGATGCTGCGGGCGACCCGCCAGGAGCTGACCGCCACCATGCCGGTGGAGGGCAACCGCCAGCCGGCGGGCCGCCTGCACGGTGGGGCCAGCCTGGCCCTGGCCGAAGAGCTGGCCAGCATCGGCAGCTGGATCAACCTGGATGTGCGGCGCGAAGTGGCGGTGGGCGTGGACCTCAGCGGCACCCATGTGCGCGGCGTGACCGGCGGCCTGGTCACCGGCACGGCGCGGCTGGCCTACCGGGGCCGCAGCGTGATGGTCTGGGAAATCGAGATTCAGGACGAGCGCGGCAAGACCACCACCCTGGCCCGCTGCACCTGCAACGTGATCCGGCTGTAG
- a CDS encoding glycosyltransferase, translated as MKRRGSASLAESLLIGMTLGYTVYRAVTLAVNATAFPRLDRPHAPVRRRPRVSLLTPARDEAHNVPKLLRGLLAQGADEVILLDDSSSDGTGDLARELCAGTPGARVISGTPLPEGWAGKNWACQQLAQAATGEVLIFVDADVEWHPGALDALLAELERSGADLLSCWPRQNVGSAGERLVTPLIDMYLLSLLPYPAMRLPLVATATAVGQVMVFRRASYDAVGGHSLVQGDVLEDVLFAKRLKARGYRVMGVLGGERIGVRMYQDYETSVNGYAKSWLPVHGNSRLLLSIALAGQFCVYTLPWLLDFPGARVLRAAGLVERSAVAWVAGRRRPADLTEGLLGPLGPLLMLPIYRKAMRKKVKWKGRVYQQ; from the coding sequence ATGAAGCGGCGCGGCTCAGCTTCCCTGGCCGAGAGCCTGCTGATCGGTATGACCCTGGGATATACCGTTTACCGGGCCGTGACCCTGGCGGTCAATGCCACGGCTTTTCCCCGGCTGGACCGGCCCCACGCTCCGGTCCGCCGGCGGCCCCGCGTCTCGCTGCTGACTCCGGCCCGTGACGAGGCCCACAACGTGCCCAAGCTGCTGCGCGGCCTGCTGGCTCAGGGTGCCGACGAGGTCATTTTGCTGGACGATAGCAGCAGCGACGGCACCGGCGACCTGGCCCGCGAGCTGTGTGCAGGGACGCCGGGGGCACGGGTCATCAGCGGAACGCCGCTGCCCGAAGGCTGGGCCGGCAAGAACTGGGCGTGCCAGCAACTGGCGCAGGCGGCCACTGGAGAAGTGCTAATTTTCGTGGACGCCGATGTGGAGTGGCACCCCGGCGCCCTGGACGCACTGCTGGCTGAACTGGAGCGCTCCGGCGCGGACCTACTGAGCTGCTGGCCCCGGCAGAACGTAGGCAGCGCCGGCGAGCGGCTGGTGACCCCCCTGATTGATATGTACCTGCTCTCACTGCTGCCCTATCCAGCCATGCGCCTGCCGCTGGTGGCGACCGCTACAGCAGTGGGGCAGGTGATGGTCTTCCGCCGCGCCAGCTACGACGCGGTGGGCGGCCACAGCCTGGTGCAGGGCGATGTGCTGGAAGACGTGCTGTTCGCCAAGCGGCTCAAGGCTCGGGGCTACCGGGTGATGGGTGTGCTGGGCGGCGAGCGCATCGGCGTGCGGATGTATCAGGATTACGAGACCTCGGTGAACGGGTATGCCAAGAGCTGGCTGCCGGTCCACGGCAATTCGCGCCTGCTGCTGAGTATCGCTCTGGCCGGGCAGTTCTGCGTGTACACCTTGCCCTGGCTACTGGACTTTCCCGGCGCCCGGGTCCTGCGCGCCGCCGGCTTGGTAGAGCGCTCGGCGGTCGCCTGGGTGGCTGGCCGCCGCCGACCCGCCGACCTGACCGAAGGCCTGCTGGGGCCGCTGGGGCCGCTCCTGATGCTGCCTATCTACCGCAAGGCGATGCGTAAAAAGGTGAAGTGGAAAGGCCGGGTCTACCAGCAGTAA
- a CDS encoding GlsB/YeaQ/YmgE family stress response membrane protein has protein sequence MSWIITLLVGALCGWLASMIMKTDAQQGAIANILIGIVGAMLAQAVFGNMLGIGGADVAGTGFNIWSVLWGVVGSVVLIAILKALRVLR, from the coding sequence ATGTCCTGGATTATCACTCTGCTCGTAGGTGCCCTGTGCGGCTGGCTGGCCAGCATGATCATGAAAACCGATGCCCAGCAAGGCGCCATCGCCAACATCCTGATCGGTATCGTGGGCGCCATGCTGGCGCAGGCCGTGTTCGGCAACATGCTGGGTATTGGCGGCGCCGACGTGGCCGGCACTGGCTTCAACATCTGGAGCGTCCTGTGGGGCGTGGTGGGCAGCGTCGTCCTGATTGCCATCCTCAAGGCCCTGCGCGTTCTGCGCTAA
- the thrB gene encoding homoserine kinase — protein MTLEVRVPASSANLGPGFDCLGLSLPLYTTLRLRPAPQLTVVPQGAVLAGTPADESNYVYRGMVALAQEVGRPLPPLHLEIESEIPLARGLGSSAAALVAALLAANAVLDEPLSRPELLDLASRTEGHPDNVAPALLGGIVVATFDGQRAQPLRIEPPANLGATVLIPDFELSTAEARRVMPQHYSRADAVFTASHAALTTAALLSGRLDLLAGAMQDRLHQPYRAPLVPGLENILAGAGDHGALGAALSGAGPAVLCLHDTAQSTEALHAFLRQVMAEEGLSGQLLDLPLDRAGASVTGIFGG, from the coding sequence GTGACCTTAGAAGTCCGTGTGCCGGCTTCCAGCGCCAACCTCGGCCCTGGCTTCGACTGTCTGGGCCTGAGCCTGCCGCTCTACACCACCCTGCGCCTTCGCCCGGCGCCGCAGCTGACCGTGGTGCCGCAGGGCGCCGTGCTGGCCGGCACTCCGGCCGACGAGAGCAACTATGTCTACCGCGGCATGGTCGCGCTGGCGCAGGAGGTGGGCCGGCCCCTGCCCCCACTGCACCTGGAAATAGAAAGTGAAATTCCGCTGGCCCGGGGCCTGGGCAGCAGCGCCGCCGCCCTGGTGGCCGCCCTACTCGCGGCCAACGCTGTGCTGGATGAACCGCTCAGCCGCCCTGAACTGCTGGACCTGGCCAGCCGTACCGAAGGCCACCCGGACAATGTGGCTCCGGCGCTGCTGGGCGGCATCGTGGTCGCCACCTTCGACGGGCAGCGAGCCCAGCCCCTGCGCATTGAGCCGCCAGCCAACCTGGGCGCGACCGTCCTGATTCCCGACTTCGAGCTGAGTACAGCCGAGGCCCGCCGTGTCATGCCGCAGCACTACTCGCGGGCGGACGCTGTCTTCACGGCCTCGCACGCTGCGCTGACCACCGCTGCCCTGTTGTCCGGCCGCCTGGACCTGCTGGCCGGTGCCATGCAGGACCGGCTGCACCAGCCTTACCGCGCTCCGCTGGTGCCGGGTCTGGAGAACATCCTGGCCGGTGCTGGCGACCACGGCGCTCTGGGAGCGGCTCTCAGTGGGGCCGGGCCTGCGGTGCTGTGCCTGCATGACACGGCGCAGAGCACGGAGGCGCTGCACGCCTTCTTGCGGCAGGTGATGGCCGAAGAGGGCCTGAGCGGTCAGCTGCTGGACCTGCCGCTGGACCGCGCCGGGGCATCGGTCACGGGCATATTCGGCGGTTGA
- the lspA gene encoding signal peptidase II — MRSAAPASAHRRWPLWFPLLLAALLIVADQLLKSWALNNLVYQAPPVPVIPLLLDWVLTFNTGAAWSMFSNSALPLAALRLLVGLGLLGYLVLRPQARHLSTVLTMIAAGAIGNAIDGLTKGQVTDMIHMPLLSSVTNALGVGDFPIFNLADVYVVLGTLTLLLLSLREDRRAQQAAPAEPHGPA, encoded by the coding sequence ATGCGCTCCGCTGCTCCCGCCTCCGCTCACCGCCGCTGGCCGCTGTGGTTTCCCCTCCTGCTCGCCGCGCTGCTGATTGTGGCCGACCAGTTGCTCAAGTCCTGGGCACTGAACAACTTGGTGTATCAGGCGCCGCCCGTGCCGGTGATTCCGCTGCTGCTGGACTGGGTACTGACCTTCAACACCGGCGCGGCCTGGAGCATGTTCTCGAACTCGGCGCTGCCCCTGGCGGCCCTGCGGCTGCTGGTGGGCCTGGGCCTGCTGGGCTATCTGGTGCTGCGCCCCCAGGCCCGGCACCTGAGTACAGTGCTGACGATGATTGCGGCCGGGGCTATCGGCAACGCCATAGACGGCCTGACCAAGGGCCAGGTCACCGACATGATTCACATGCCACTGCTTTCCAGCGTGACCAACGCCTTGGGAGTGGGGGACTTCCCGATTTTCAACCTGGCGGACGTGTATGTGGTGCTGGGCACGCTGACCCTGCTGCTGCTGAGCCTGCGAGAAGACCGCCGCGCCCAGCAGGCGGCCCCGGCCGAGCCACACGGACCGGCCTGA
- a CDS encoding response regulator transcription factor: MIRVLLVDDHALFRQGLRSLLESEGMRVIGEAANGREALRFAADTHPDVILMDIQMPELDGVKATQNILEIDPSAKVIMITMYRQDRYVFEAVKAGARGYVLKDADSSALLDAIRRVAAGEALLNPDMAQNVLDDFRDKREELPQEKHNDLNERETMILKLLAQGFSNQDIALRLDISEKTVRNRLSEIFTKLQLNNRTQAALYAIREGIAPLE; this comes from the coding sequence ATGATTCGTGTGCTGTTGGTGGATGATCACGCGCTGTTCCGACAAGGGCTACGTAGCCTGCTGGAAAGCGAGGGTATGCGCGTGATTGGAGAAGCCGCCAACGGCCGTGAGGCGCTGCGGTTTGCCGCCGATACCCACCCGGACGTCATCCTGATGGATATCCAGATGCCCGAACTGGACGGCGTCAAGGCCACCCAGAACATCCTGGAAATTGACCCCAGTGCCAAGGTCATCATGATTACCATGTACCGCCAGGACCGCTATGTGTTCGAGGCGGTCAAGGCTGGCGCCCGGGGATACGTGCTCAAGGATGCGGACAGCTCTGCCCTGCTGGACGCGATTCGCCGGGTGGCCGCCGGTGAGGCGCTGCTCAACCCCGACATGGCCCAGAACGTGCTGGACGATTTCCGCGACAAGCGCGAGGAGCTGCCCCAGGAGAAGCACAACGACCTCAATGAGCGCGAGACGATGATTCTCAAGCTGCTGGCGCAGGGGTTTTCCAATCAGGACATCGCGCTGCGCCTGGACATCTCCGAGAAGACGGTGCGCAACCGCCTCAGCGAGATTTTCACCAAGTTGCAGCTGAACAACCGCACCCAGGCCGCGCTTTACGCCATCCGCGAAGGAATCGCTCCCCTTGAGTAG
- a CDS encoding cytochrome c, whose translation MPLVAIFFAALFGVITLFLFNTATAPEPVEVDPAVMASIETEWPEIGPTLYEGNCAGCHGAAGEGGAGPALAGNTNITGDPAYAYNIIHKGKGGMPAFEGVLQENEIYAVANYVLHSWGNTIPEPLSPALLAEGAGEIDPEVLKERGRMVPEGIALPEIFFLSFAMLLLTYGLVGLYSYWAEGAELKPGIHKVRATPVAMLMMVLTLASSLLFSVLFARQMMADYAAWSAGVSPNVSREGLWAGLLVLSLALAVGLYKKYFMDGEVLVEDASGEFPW comes from the coding sequence ATGCCCCTGGTCGCCATCTTTTTTGCGGCCCTGTTCGGGGTCATCACACTCTTTTTGTTTAACACCGCCACCGCCCCCGAGCCGGTGGAGGTAGACCCCGCCGTCATGGCGAGTATTGAAACCGAGTGGCCCGAGATAGGCCCCACGCTGTACGAGGGCAACTGTGCAGGCTGCCACGGTGCAGCGGGCGAAGGTGGTGCTGGCCCCGCGCTGGCCGGCAACACCAACATTACCGGCGACCCGGCCTACGCCTACAACATCATCCACAAGGGCAAAGGTGGAATGCCTGCCTTTGAAGGTGTCCTGCAGGAGAACGAAATCTACGCCGTCGCCAACTATGTGCTGCACTCCTGGGGCAACACCATTCCCGAGCCTCTGAGCCCTGCACTGCTGGCTGAAGGCGCCGGCGAGATTGACCCCGAAGTGCTCAAGGAGCGCGGCCGCATGGTGCCTGAAGGCATCGCTCTGCCGGAAATCTTCTTCCTGTCGTTCGCCATGCTGCTGCTGACCTACGGTCTGGTCGGTCTGTACTCGTACTGGGCTGAAGGCGCCGAGCTTAAGCCTGGTATTCACAAGGTGCGTGCCACCCCCGTCGCCATGCTGATGATGGTGCTGACCCTGGCGTCCAGCCTGCTGTTCAGTGTGCTGTTCGCCCGTCAGATGATGGCCGATTACGCGGCCTGGAGCGCGGGCGTGAGCCCCAATGTCTCCCGTGAAGGCCTCTGGGCCGGGCTGCTGGTCCTGAGCCTGGCGCTGGCCGTGGGTCTGTACAAGAAGTACTTCATGGACGGCGAAGTGCTGGTCGAGGATGCCAGCGGAGAATTCCCCTGGTAA
- a CDS encoding ubiquinol-cytochrome c reductase iron-sulfur subunit, protein MTRYKLNDPELTRRRFINMAMGTTATVGVVSLLGTLGGAHPVFRLTEDKKPPMEGDILVHADEAKEGVPITMADLSDTQVTAWPMGTDADGNQIIRKGEPNNLLALYKFASGELGGEANVEAAIDGQVVAYSDICTHAGCPVPDAKDGTGMFCPCHSGQYDPKQGGIVVGGPPPHKLAQLPIVADGDNIKVAGFFLTHPYPYTEDASWEAAKEAAKGA, encoded by the coding sequence ATGACCCGATACAAGCTCAATGATCCTGAACTTACCCGCCGGCGCTTTATCAACATGGCGATGGGCACGACCGCTACGGTAGGCGTCGTCAGCCTGCTGGGCACGCTGGGCGGCGCCCACCCGGTGTTCCGCCTGACCGAAGACAAGAAGCCGCCGATGGAAGGTGACATTCTGGTCCATGCGGACGAGGCCAAAGAAGGCGTTCCCATCACCATGGCTGACCTGAGCGACACCCAGGTGACGGCCTGGCCGATGGGCACCGACGCGGACGGCAACCAGATTATCCGCAAGGGCGAGCCCAATAACCTGCTGGCACTGTACAAGTTTGCCAGCGGTGAACTGGGCGGAGAAGCCAATGTCGAGGCGGCTATTGACGGTCAGGTGGTGGCCTACAGCGATATCTGCACGCACGCTGGTTGCCCGGTGCCCGATGCCAAAGACGGTACCGGCATGTTCTGTCCGTGTCACTCCGGTCAGTACGACCCCAAGCAGGGCGGCATTGTGGTCGGTGGCCCACCTCCACACAAGCTGGCGCAGCTGCCAATTGTGGCCGATGGTGACAACATCAAGGTAGCTGGTTTCTTCCTGACTCATCCTTATCCCTACACCGAGGACGCCAGCTGGGAAGCCGCCAAGGAAGCGGCCAAGGGAGCCTGA